A DNA window from Desulfatibacillum aliphaticivorans DSM 15576 contains the following coding sequences:
- a CDS encoding SDR family NAD(P)-dependent oxidoreductase: MDINGKKIILTGASSGIGLDLLQRLTRFDCKIIAVARTIEKVDFDHPNVVKFPCDISDPEKMDELFDFALEQWGNIDIYIANAGFAYYERINNPDWKHIEKIYQTNVFSSFYAAEKMKEINKDRPFRVVVTASAMSFLSLPGYSLYSSTKAAIRGFATAYRFELAKDQKIQLVFPIATRTSFFKEAGSGTPVPWPSQEPEKVSAAIVRGIQKDKDSIFPSSLFNSIRIANGYLPFLYPFIAWFEAQKLYKWESSQK; encoded by the coding sequence GTGGATATCAATGGAAAAAAAATCATTTTGACCGGGGCTTCCTCGGGCATTGGCCTGGATCTTCTTCAACGTCTGACCCGCTTTGACTGCAAAATCATAGCCGTGGCGAGAACCATCGAAAAAGTGGATTTCGACCACCCCAACGTCGTAAAATTTCCGTGCGATATTTCCGATCCGGAAAAAATGGACGAACTCTTTGACTTCGCCCTCGAGCAATGGGGCAATATTGACATTTACATAGCCAATGCAGGCTTCGCCTACTATGAGCGGATCAACAACCCCGACTGGAAGCACATAGAAAAAATCTACCAGACCAATGTGTTTTCCAGCTTTTACGCGGCGGAAAAAATGAAGGAAATCAACAAGGACCGCCCATTCAGGGTGGTGGTGACGGCCAGCGCCATGAGCTTTTTGTCGCTGCCCGGCTATTCCTTGTACTCCTCCACCAAGGCCGCTATCCGGGGCTTTGCAACGGCCTACCGGTTTGAGCTTGCAAAGGATCAAAAGATTCAGTTGGTATTCCCCATTGCCACCAGGACCAGCTTTTTCAAGGAGGCGGGGTCGGGCACGCCCGTGCCCTGGCCGAGCCAGGAGCCGGAAAAGGTTTCGGCCGCCATCGTCCGGGGAATCCAAAAAGACAAGGACTCGATTTTTCCATCGTCCTTGTTCAACAGCATACGGATAGCCAATGGATACCTGCCTTTTTTGTATCCGTTCATTGCCTGGTTCGAGGCCCAAAAACTGTACAAATGGGAGTCGAGCCAAAAATAG
- a CDS encoding HEAT repeat domain-containing protein gives MKETVRFVSLCLMSAVLAALWGCATVQQTEPKAGARLEEPQAQVQAPAPKPVEQVQTQAVQPKKKAAASADAAAAKKQKTLAAIRSMSKLGDMALQHLTEMSTMRDRDVRLAVIDALGGIDSPCALDPIITALSDDDRMVREKAVTFLIYRGPELTRVHVDRLTNIMRNAHKCWPDPAMDGATIYASHFAGKVLSKAESPFISPELAREGYEAMVHY, from the coding sequence GTGAAAGAAACAGTCCGGTTTGTCAGCTTATGCCTTATGTCAGCGGTTTTGGCGGCCCTATGGGGCTGCGCAACGGTCCAGCAAACGGAACCCAAGGCCGGAGCCCGGCTTGAGGAGCCCCAGGCGCAGGTCCAGGCCCCGGCGCCCAAACCGGTCGAGCAGGTCCAAACGCAGGCGGTCCAGCCCAAGAAAAAGGCGGCTGCGTCCGCCGACGCAGCCGCTGCAAAGAAGCAAAAGACCCTGGCGGCGATCCGGTCCATGTCAAAATTGGGCGACATGGCCTTACAGCACCTGACCGAAATGAGCACCATGCGCGACAGGGACGTGCGGCTGGCCGTCATCGACGCTTTGGGCGGCATTGACAGCCCTTGCGCCTTGGACCCCATCATCACCGCCCTGTCCGACGACGACCGCATGGTCCGCGAAAAGGCGGTCACCTTCCTGATTTATCGCGGCCCGGAGTTGACCCGCGTCCACGTGGACAGGCTGACCAATATTATGCGCAACGCCCATAAATGCTGGCCCGATCCCGCCATGGATGGCGCAACCATTTACGCCTCCCATTTCGCCGGCAAGGTATTGTCCAAGGCCGAATCACCGTTCATCAGCCCGGAGCTGGCCCGGGAAGGGTACGAGGCCATGGTGCATTATTAG
- a CDS encoding NADH:flavin oxidoreductase translates to MLSWTLKITPDKMKGAAMHSRLFSGLKIGSLELDNRVVMPPMYVGYAKETGEVSQMVLDHYSLMAQSGAAMIVVESTSIDHPMAGGGARTLRADDDCFLDGLEKLAEAIKSQGAVAAIQLNHAGRFSVVTNPLSPTNIDTFGLGRTYKEMDKDDIAHVGDKFAEAAVRAKKAGFDVVELHGATGYLLSQFISPWVNRRTDEYGGSLDNRMRFGLEILKKVRDAVGDMPVGFRFMAHEWLPEGLELVDSLPYARALEKAGAAYLSVSGGSWESFMVPEVLIKSIQPCYMVDLAAAVKKEVEIPVIAAGRIQEGAVAERILLEGKADLIGLARPLWADPGWLEKVRHDREDEIIPCSPSCGDTCMQLVMSFKPAYCTQWSKEKRAEWKAKFE, encoded by the coding sequence GTGCTATCATGGACGCTGAAAATCACGCCCGATAAAATGAAAGGAGCAGCCATGCACTCCCGTTTGTTCTCCGGATTGAAAATAGGAAGCCTGGAGCTGGACAACCGCGTTGTCATGCCCCCCATGTACGTGGGATACGCCAAGGAAACCGGCGAGGTCTCCCAGATGGTCCTGGACCATTACTCCCTCATGGCCCAAAGCGGGGCCGCTATGATCGTGGTGGAAAGCACCTCCATAGACCACCCCATGGCCGGAGGAGGCGCCAGAACCCTCCGGGCCGACGACGACTGCTTTTTGGACGGTCTGGAAAAGCTGGCCGAGGCCATCAAGTCCCAAGGCGCCGTCGCCGCCATCCAGCTAAACCATGCGGGCCGATTTTCCGTAGTGACCAATCCCTTGTCGCCCACCAATATAGATACTTTCGGCTTGGGCCGCACCTACAAGGAGATGGACAAGGACGACATAGCCCATGTGGGGGACAAGTTCGCCGAAGCGGCCGTCAGGGCGAAAAAAGCGGGGTTTGACGTGGTGGAGCTTCATGGCGCCACGGGCTACCTTCTCTCTCAGTTCATATCCCCCTGGGTAAACCGGAGAACCGACGAGTACGGCGGCTCCCTGGACAACCGCATGCGCTTCGGCCTGGAGATCCTGAAAAAGGTCCGGGACGCCGTGGGCGACATGCCCGTGGGCTTTCGCTTTATGGCTCACGAATGGCTGCCCGAAGGCCTGGAGTTGGTGGACTCCCTGCCCTACGCCCGGGCTCTGGAAAAGGCGGGCGCGGCCTATTTGTCGGTTTCCGGCGGCTCCTGGGAATCCTTCATGGTTCCCGAAGTGCTGATCAAATCCATCCAGCCCTGCTATATGGTGGATCTGGCCGCGGCCGTGAAAAAGGAAGTGGAGATCCCGGTGATCGCGGCGGGCCGCATCCAGGAAGGCGCCGTTGCAGAGCGGATTCTGCTGGAAGGCAAGGCCGACCTCATAGGCCTTGCCCGACCTTTGTGGGCGGATCCCGGCTGGCTGGAAAAAGTTCGCCATGACCGGGAGGACGAAATCATCCCATGCAGCCCCTCCTGCGGAGACACCTGCATGCAGCTTGTCATGAGCTTCAAGCCGGCCTACTGCACCCAATGGTCCAAGGAAAAACGAGCGGAGTGGAAGGCGAAGTTTGAATAA